The following are from one region of the Haloactinomyces albus genome:
- a CDS encoding AAA family ATPase, giving the protein MHRAAQLPVCGGRVPPGRSRERRRILTVDTATPPLSLSGPAMLALVGPPGSGKSTIAATYAAHLGEHTRVLSLDAYRARLSKWGEEADQAVTPRAIGALHADLADHLDAGRSVIVDATNARAKDRKKLLRIAREHAAATAAVLVLPPLPVCQERNAHRDATVGACGYARQVPALVVASMHAAITVNRPLGSEDWDMVTEVSPGRR; this is encoded by the coding sequence GTGCACCGCGCCGCACAACTGCCGGTGTGCGGCGGACGAGTACCTCCCGGCAGGAGCCGGGAAAGGAGACGGATACTCACGGTCGACACGGCCACACCACCGTTGAGCCTCTCCGGCCCGGCCATGCTCGCCCTGGTCGGACCACCCGGCTCGGGAAAATCCACCATCGCGGCGACCTACGCCGCGCACCTGGGCGAGCACACCCGCGTGCTGAGCCTGGACGCCTACCGGGCGCGCCTGTCCAAGTGGGGCGAGGAGGCCGACCAGGCGGTCACGCCGCGTGCGATCGGCGCACTGCACGCCGACCTGGCGGACCATCTCGACGCGGGACGGTCGGTCATCGTCGACGCCACCAATGCCCGCGCCAAGGACCGCAAGAAACTGCTGCGTATCGCGCGGGAACACGCGGCGGCCACGGCTGCGGTACTGGTGCTGCCGCCGCTACCGGTGTGCCAGGAGCGCAACGCTCACCGTGATGCGACCGTCGGCGCCTGTGGCTACGCGCGGCAAGTACCCGCCTTGGTCGTCGCCTCCATGCATGCGGCCATCACGGTGAACCGGCCGCTGGGCAGTGAGGACTGGGACATGGTCACCGAGGTATCGCCGGGCCGCCGGTGA